The following are encoded together in the Vibrio splendidus genome:
- the mshL gene encoding pilus (MSHA type) biogenesis protein MshL yields MRKLVVAILVSSLVGCSMGHRDPVEIKESLNESINEANSKALRDLPSSVQDDLMPQLNSDTMSPGMETVKRFRIQAKGVEARTFFASLVKGTEYSAAIHPGVSGNLTLNLTDVTLDEVLAVAQDMYGYDIEKRGKVIQIYPAGLRTVTIPVDYLQVKRSGRSLTTITTGTISNSDSNSSSSSSSNSNSSNSSNSSNSSNSTSNGGTEIETTSESDFWPQLEAAVAHLIGSGDGQSVVVTPQASVITVRAYPDEIREVREFLGISQKRLQRQVILEAKIMEVTLSDGYQQGISWSNLSKSIGSGGVVIDRPASTLPPLDAISSLLGGQTNVTISDGSFEAVLSFMDTQGDLNVLSSPRVTAANNQKAVIKVGTDEYYVTDLSSSVGSGDDANVAPEVELTPFFSGISLDVTPQIDDKGSVFLHVHPAVIEVEEEVKELNLGSTTGLVQLPLAKSSIRESDSVIRAKDGDVVVIGGLMKSNTSDVTSKVPFLGDIPALGHLFRNTSQLTQKTELVILLKPTIVGVNTWQSELERSRDLLQEWFPDEE; encoded by the coding sequence ATGCGTAAACTTGTAGTAGCAATCCTAGTGTCATCTTTAGTCGGCTGTTCGATGGGGCATCGAGATCCCGTTGAGATCAAAGAGTCTTTAAACGAATCGATTAATGAAGCGAATAGCAAAGCGCTTCGTGATCTTCCTTCTTCGGTACAAGATGACCTGATGCCTCAGCTTAATTCGGATACCATGTCTCCGGGTATGGAAACCGTTAAGCGTTTTCGTATTCAAGCTAAAGGTGTTGAAGCGAGAACCTTTTTTGCTAGCTTGGTAAAAGGCACTGAATACAGCGCGGCTATTCACCCTGGAGTGTCTGGAAACCTTACTCTTAACTTAACTGACGTGACGTTAGATGAAGTGTTGGCTGTTGCTCAGGATATGTATGGTTACGATATAGAAAAACGTGGCAAAGTTATTCAGATTTACCCTGCTGGTCTGCGTACGGTTACGATCCCGGTTGATTACTTACAAGTGAAGCGTTCAGGTCGCTCATTGACGACCATCACCACAGGCACGATCTCTAACTCAGATTCGAATTCATCGAGCTCTTCAAGCTCGAACTCAAACTCGTCAAATTCATCCAACTCTTCTAACTCATCGAATTCGACATCGAATGGCGGAACAGAGATTGAAACGACCTCTGAAAGTGATTTCTGGCCACAGCTTGAAGCGGCAGTGGCTCACCTCATTGGTTCTGGTGATGGGCAAAGCGTAGTGGTAACGCCACAAGCCAGTGTGATTACGGTTCGTGCTTACCCTGACGAAATTCGTGAGGTTCGAGAGTTCTTAGGCATTTCTCAGAAGCGTTTGCAGCGCCAAGTTATCTTGGAAGCCAAAATCATGGAAGTCACTTTGAGTGATGGTTACCAACAGGGAATTAGCTGGTCGAATTTGTCTAAGTCGATTGGCAGCGGTGGCGTTGTAATTGATCGTCCGGCAAGTACTTTACCGCCGTTAGATGCAATCAGCTCTTTGTTAGGCGGACAAACTAACGTAACGATTTCAGATGGCAGCTTTGAAGCAGTTTTGAGCTTTATGGACACTCAAGGTGACCTTAATGTTCTATCGAGCCCGCGAGTCACGGCGGCAAATAACCAGAAAGCGGTTATTAAAGTGGGTACCGACGAATACTACGTAACAGATTTATCAAGCTCGGTCGGTAGTGGTGATGACGCGAATGTCGCACCTGAAGTTGAATTAACTCCGTTCTTCTCTGGCATCTCTTTAGATGTTACTCCTCAGATAGACGATAAAGGTAGTGTGTTCTTACATGTTCACCCAGCCGTTATTGAAGTAGAGGAAGAAGTGAAAGAGCTCAACCTAGGTTCCACGACGGGCTTGGTGCAACTTCCTTTGGCGAAAAGTTCTATTCGTGAGTCTGATTCAGTGATTCGAGCCAAAGATGGAGATGTTGTGGTGATTGGTGGGTTAATGAAATCAAATACCAGTGATGTGACCTCTAAAGTCCCATTCCTTGGTGATATCCCAGCACTCGGTCACTTGTTCCGCAACACCAGTCAATTAACTCAAAAAACTGAGCTTGTGATTTTATTGAAACCGACCATTGTAGGCGTCAATACTTGGCAATCTGAGTTGGAGCGTTCTCGAGACCTTTTACAAGAATGGTTCCCTGATGAAGAGTAG
- a CDS encoding ExeA family protein, with protein sequence MYQAHFGFEQLPFTLTPNTDLFYGLAPHFEAIQTVISALEMGEGVIKVTGEVGTGKTMVCRMLVNHLNDCTALIYLPNPVLSGADLRQAVAKELGLTIDNEATLVDNIQHKLIELHNSGLRVVAILDEAQALSDEALETLRLFGNLETEDKKLLQIVLLGQPELDVRLEAYHLRQFRQRITFSSTLRPLTLDETVAYIDNRIAKSGGNPELFSLNQKKAICRSSLGIPRLINQLCHKALLLSFSEDKKSIDNQHLFSAMHETYDVCKPKFKTPILWGWN encoded by the coding sequence ATGTATCAAGCTCACTTTGGTTTTGAACAACTGCCATTTACTTTAACGCCGAATACCGATTTATTTTATGGTTTAGCGCCTCATTTCGAAGCGATTCAGACGGTGATCTCAGCGTTAGAAATGGGCGAAGGCGTGATTAAGGTCACCGGAGAGGTTGGTACTGGAAAAACCATGGTTTGTCGGATGTTGGTCAATCACCTAAATGATTGTACGGCTCTTATTTACCTGCCAAACCCTGTACTTTCTGGTGCTGATTTACGCCAAGCCGTTGCTAAAGAACTGGGTTTGACTATCGATAATGAAGCAACCTTAGTTGATAACATTCAGCATAAGCTCATTGAGTTACACAACTCAGGTTTAAGAGTGGTAGCGATTCTTGATGAGGCTCAAGCTCTATCGGATGAAGCTCTCGAAACATTAAGGTTGTTCGGTAACCTTGAAACTGAAGATAAAAAACTGCTGCAAATTGTTTTATTAGGGCAGCCTGAATTGGATGTTCGATTAGAGGCTTATCACCTTAGGCAGTTTCGTCAAAGAATCACGTTTAGTTCAACACTGAGACCGCTGACTCTCGATGAAACGGTGGCGTATATTGATAATCGGATCGCTAAATCTGGTGGCAATCCTGAATTGTTCAGTTTGAATCAAAAAAAGGCGATTTGTCGCTCCTCGTTAGGTATTCCAAGATTGATAAATCAACTATGCCATAAGGCTCTTTTGCTCTCGTTCAGTGAAGATAAGAAAAGTATCGACAACCAGCACCTGTTTTCAGCCATGCATGAAACTTACGATGTATGTAAGCCTAAATTTAAAACGCCAATACTGTGGGGTTGGAATTAA
- a CDS encoding tetratricopeptide repeat protein: MSVINNALSELAKKKSATSIEAAVVPKVKTRSPLVWVVAGFTLSLAMGGWAISQGPTVEHSISTRDAQVQVSVVESSGEMQNVVTQTLSSPTKKFVTLDLTPRSAESTVAANNVQVKPTTTSSTSKARTPEVTPKPLSTAKASNIDIPKPIYVASVAKKAPAPISNEKESSDSSENSEMLIEQVELTPEQLSVNAQGRAQKALDANDLTGALKGYTEALRYTPRNEDVRQKLAILYFGKGDTRKAYELYQSGIKLNINSEKLRLGLSKLLVKANQAEAALSPLIHLPPNPTQDYLAMRAALSQKSQQEDIALESYQKLVEVDSDNARWWLGLAIQQERQLDFSAAKESYQGALTRIGISSQSQNFVRDRLKIIKALEESGDAN; encoded by the coding sequence ATGAGCGTCATAAATAACGCCTTGTCTGAATTGGCAAAGAAAAAGTCAGCGACTTCGATTGAAGCAGCAGTTGTACCTAAAGTAAAAACGCGTTCCCCATTGGTTTGGGTTGTTGCGGGCTTTACTTTGAGTTTAGCGATGGGCGGTTGGGCTATATCACAAGGGCCTACCGTTGAACATTCAATCTCAACTCGAGATGCACAAGTTCAGGTCTCTGTCGTAGAGAGTTCTGGAGAAATGCAGAATGTTGTTACTCAAACACTCTCATCGCCAACCAAGAAATTCGTGACGCTAGATTTAACGCCCCGTTCCGCAGAAAGCACAGTAGCGGCAAATAACGTTCAAGTTAAGCCAACGACAACGTCGAGTACTTCTAAAGCGAGAACCCCTGAGGTTACGCCTAAACCGTTAAGCACGGCTAAAGCGAGTAACATTGACATTCCAAAGCCGATTTACGTTGCTAGCGTTGCAAAAAAAGCTCCGGCTCCTATCTCTAATGAGAAAGAATCTTCTGACAGTTCAGAAAATAGCGAAATGTTGATTGAGCAGGTAGAGCTAACACCTGAGCAGTTATCAGTGAATGCACAAGGGCGAGCTCAGAAAGCGCTTGATGCGAATGATCTTACTGGTGCTTTGAAAGGTTACACCGAAGCCTTGCGTTATACGCCACGCAATGAAGATGTTCGTCAGAAACTCGCGATTCTCTATTTTGGTAAAGGCGATACTCGTAAAGCCTATGAGTTGTATCAGTCTGGTATCAAGCTCAACATCAACAGTGAAAAACTGCGATTAGGGTTATCTAAACTGCTGGTTAAAGCGAATCAAGCAGAAGCAGCTTTAAGCCCGTTAATCCATCTGCCACCAAATCCTACTCAAGATTATTTAGCAATGCGTGCGGCGTTGAGTCAAAAATCTCAGCAAGAAGACATCGCACTCGAGAGTTACCAAAAGTTAGTCGAGGTTGATTCAGATAATGCTCGCTGGTGGCTTGGTCTTGCGATTCAACAAGAGCGTCAACTTGATTTTTCTGCAGCAAAAGAGTCATACCAAGGTGCCTTAACCAGAATTGGAATCTCATCTCAATCGCAAAACTTTGTGCGTGACCGCTTAAAAATAATCAAAGCTTTAGAGGAGAGTGGCGATGCAAATTAG
- a CDS encoding GspE/PulE family protein, whose protein sequence is MQIRLRKRLGDLLVEEGIITEAQVEQALSAQKSTGRKLGDALIELGFLSEQQMLSFLSQQLAIPLIDLSRAVVDVEAVQLLPEVHARRLRALVIGRQGDTLRVAMSDPADLFAQESLLGQLGDYALEFVVAQERQLVDGFDRYYRRTKEIASFAEQLHAEHQVNDAFDFDIAGEDSDEVTVVKLINSLFEDAIQVGASDIHIEPDSNVLRLRQRIDGVLHETLLNEVNIASALVLRLKLMANLDISEKRLPQDGRFNIRAKGQSVDIRMSTMPVQHGESVVMRLLNQSAGLRKLEASGIPSDLLVRLRQQLRRPHGMILVTGPTGSGKTTTLYGALSELNEPGKKIITAEDPVEYRLPRVNQVQVNPKINLDFSTILRTFLRQDPDIILIGEMRDHETVEIGLRAALTGHLVLSTLHTNDAVDSALRMMDMGAPGYLVASAVRAVVAQRLVRKVCTDCKVEDELDEPRKQWLSVRFPNQVAVPFMKGRGCQNCNLTGYRGRIGVFEMLELEQDMMDALRANDAVGFAQTARRSKNYKPLLASAMELALQGVVSLDEIMHLGEGDASGATDPIYL, encoded by the coding sequence ATGCAAATTAGATTAAGAAAAAGGCTAGGTGATTTGCTCGTCGAAGAGGGAATCATCACTGAGGCCCAAGTTGAACAAGCTCTTTCTGCTCAAAAAAGTACCGGTCGTAAGCTAGGTGATGCGCTGATTGAACTTGGTTTCTTATCAGAACAACAGATGTTGAGTTTCTTGTCTCAGCAACTCGCTATTCCTCTCATTGATTTAAGTCGAGCCGTTGTTGATGTTGAAGCGGTACAGCTTTTACCTGAAGTGCATGCTCGTCGTCTTCGTGCATTGGTGATTGGACGCCAAGGCGATACGTTACGTGTCGCCATGAGTGATCCTGCGGACTTGTTTGCTCAGGAATCTTTGCTTGGCCAACTAGGTGACTACGCGCTTGAATTCGTTGTCGCTCAAGAAAGACAATTAGTGGATGGCTTTGATCGCTATTACCGCCGAACCAAAGAAATAGCGTCTTTCGCCGAGCAGCTTCATGCTGAACACCAAGTCAATGACGCCTTTGATTTTGATATTGCTGGTGAAGACAGTGACGAAGTTACGGTCGTTAAGCTGATCAACTCGCTATTTGAAGATGCAATCCAAGTCGGTGCATCTGATATTCATATTGAGCCAGATTCAAACGTATTGCGTCTTCGTCAGCGTATTGATGGCGTGCTGCATGAAACACTGCTGAATGAAGTCAATATTGCTTCTGCACTCGTACTGCGCTTGAAGTTAATGGCAAACCTCGATATCTCAGAGAAGCGTCTTCCTCAAGATGGTCGTTTTAACATTCGAGCCAAAGGTCAGTCTGTTGATATTCGTATGTCGACTATGCCCGTGCAACATGGTGAGTCTGTGGTTATGCGTCTTCTCAACCAATCAGCCGGCCTTCGTAAATTAGAAGCATCAGGAATACCAAGTGATCTGTTGGTTCGACTTCGTCAACAGTTACGCCGTCCACATGGCATGATCTTGGTCACTGGCCCGACGGGTTCAGGTAAAACAACCACCCTTTATGGTGCGCTAAGCGAATTAAACGAGCCAGGCAAAAAGATCATTACTGCGGAAGATCCTGTGGAATACCGCCTTCCTCGTGTGAACCAAGTTCAGGTAAACCCTAAGATCAATCTCGATTTCTCTACTATCCTCAGAACTTTTCTTCGTCAGGATCCCGATATCATCCTTATTGGTGAGATGCGTGACCACGAAACCGTTGAGATTGGTTTGAGAGCCGCACTGACTGGTCACTTAGTATTAAGTACGCTGCATACCAACGATGCAGTAGACAGTGCGCTGCGTATGATGGACATGGGTGCTCCCGGTTATCTCGTGGCAAGTGCCGTGAGAGCGGTAGTGGCACAGCGATTAGTTCGTAAAGTGTGTACTGATTGTAAGGTTGAGGATGAATTGGATGAACCTCGTAAGCAGTGGTTGAGCGTACGTTTCCCTAATCAAGTGGCTGTGCCATTCATGAAAGGTCGTGGTTGCCAGAACTGTAACCTAACCGGTTATCGCGGGCGTATTGGTGTCTTTGAAATGTTGGAGCTAGAGCAAGACATGATGGATGCACTTAGAGCGAACGATGCGGTTGGCTTTGCTCAAACGGCAAGGCGGTCTAAAAATTACAAACCGTTGTTGGCTTCTGCGATGGAGCTAGCTTTGCAAGGTGTCGTGAGCCTCGATGAGATCATGCACCTTGGTGAAGGCGATGCTTCCGGTGCCACTGACCCAATTTATCTGTAG
- a CDS encoding type II secretion system F family protein: MPTYRYVGRSSDGSQVTGQLDANNEDLAAESLMSKGIIPTSIKLGKSGGSVLDMDVSSLFSPNVPLEVLVLFCRQLYSLTKAGVPLLRSMKGLTQNCENKQLKAALEDVVAELTNGRGLSASMQMHPKVFSPLFVSMIGVGENTGRLDQALLQLAGYYEQEVETRKRIKTAMRYPTFVISFILVAMFILNIKVIPQFSSMFARFGVDLPLPTRILIGMSEFFVNYWGLMLAVIFGLIFAFKAWVKTDKGLEKWDRLRLKIPVIGGVVNRALLSRFSRTFALMLKAGVPLNQSLSLSAEALDNRFLELRVQAMKAAIEAGSTVSSTAINSEIFTPLVIQMISVGEETGRIDELLLEVSDFYDREVDYDLKTLTARIEPILLVVVAGMVLILALGIFLPMWGMLDAIKG; the protein is encoded by the coding sequence ATGCCAACGTATCGTTATGTAGGTCGCAGTTCTGATGGCAGCCAAGTGACTGGCCAGTTAGATGCGAATAACGAAGATCTTGCTGCAGAAAGTTTGATGAGTAAGGGGATTATTCCGACCTCAATCAAGCTGGGTAAAAGTGGTGGTTCAGTGCTGGATATGGATGTATCGAGCCTGTTTTCACCCAATGTTCCGCTTGAAGTCTTGGTTCTGTTTTGTCGACAGTTATACAGCCTAACCAAGGCGGGTGTACCACTATTAAGGTCGATGAAAGGCCTGACCCAAAACTGTGAAAATAAGCAGTTGAAAGCGGCCTTAGAAGACGTGGTTGCTGAGCTAACCAATGGTCGTGGATTATCAGCATCGATGCAGATGCATCCCAAGGTGTTCAGCCCGCTGTTTGTCTCTATGATAGGGGTTGGTGAAAATACCGGTCGTCTAGATCAGGCTTTGCTGCAATTGGCTGGATACTATGAGCAAGAAGTAGAGACTCGTAAGAGAATCAAGACTGCGATGCGGTATCCAACCTTTGTGATCAGCTTTATTTTGGTCGCGATGTTCATTCTCAATATTAAGGTTATTCCACAGTTCTCTAGTATGTTTGCGCGCTTTGGTGTCGACCTGCCGCTTCCAACTCGTATCTTAATTGGTATGTCGGAGTTCTTTGTTAATTACTGGGGCTTAATGCTCGCCGTTATCTTTGGTCTTATCTTTGCTTTCAAAGCATGGGTTAAGACAGACAAAGGATTGGAAAAGTGGGACAGGTTACGCTTAAAAATACCCGTGATTGGTGGGGTAGTGAATCGAGCGCTACTTTCGCGATTTTCACGCACATTCGCCTTGATGCTAAAAGCCGGTGTACCACTGAACCAATCGCTGTCGTTGTCTGCGGAAGCGTTGGATAACCGATTCCTTGAATTGAGAGTTCAGGCGATGAAAGCCGCAATAGAAGCTGGTAGTACGGTTTCTTCAACAGCGATCAATAGCGAAATTTTCACCCCACTGGTGATACAAATGATTTCGGTGGGTGAAGAAACCGGCCGTATTGATGAGCTATTACTTGAGGTATCCGATTTTTATGATCGAGAAGTCGATTATGACTTAAAGACCTTAACCGCAAGGATCGAACCTATTTTATTGGTGGTTGTGGCTGGTATGGTGCTGATCTTAGCTCTGGGTATTTTCCTACCGATGTGGGGAATGCTGGATGCAATCAAAGGCTAG